In Synechococcus sp. KORDI-52, one genomic interval encodes:
- a CDS encoding dihydrolipoamide acetyltransferase family protein — MATTDIFMPALSSTMTEGKIVEWLKQPGDKVARGESVLVVESDKADMDVESFQDGYLAAVLMPAGSTAPVGETIGLIVETEAEIADAQAKAPSAPAAASAPAPAPAPAPTPAAVQAPAPTPAPAPAPVAPPAPSAPVVNDGRIVASPRAKKLASQMGVDLATVRGSGPHGRIQAEDVEQATGQPISVPRVAEGTAPAAAAGGAAAAVAPAAPAGNSFGRPGETVAFTTLQGAVNKNMEASLAVPCFRVGYTITTDKLDAFYKQVKPKGVTMTALLAKAVAVTLARHPQVNAATTAAGMAYPADVNVAVAVAMGDGGLITPVLRNADRTDLYEMSRQWGDLVKRSRSKQLQPEEYTTGTFTLSNLGMFGVDRFDAILPTGTGAILAVAASRPTVVAGKDGSIAVKRQMQVNLTADHRVIYGADGAAFLKDLAELIETRPESLAL, encoded by the coding sequence ATGGCGACCACAGACATCTTCATGCCTGCCCTCAGTTCCACCATGACGGAGGGGAAGATCGTGGAGTGGTTGAAGCAGCCTGGCGACAAGGTCGCCCGGGGGGAGTCGGTTCTTGTCGTTGAGTCCGACAAAGCCGACATGGACGTCGAGTCGTTCCAGGATGGCTACCTCGCTGCCGTCTTGATGCCTGCGGGTAGCACGGCACCGGTGGGCGAAACCATCGGTCTGATTGTTGAGACCGAAGCTGAGATCGCCGACGCTCAGGCCAAGGCCCCCAGCGCACCTGCTGCAGCTTCGGCGCCCGCCCCGGCTCCGGCACCGGCTCCCACGCCAGCTGCGGTCCAGGCCCCAGCGCCGACCCCCGCCCCGGCTCCGGCTCCTGTCGCCCCCCCAGCGCCATCGGCACCGGTGGTGAACGATGGCCGCATCGTGGCGAGCCCCCGGGCCAAAAAGCTGGCCTCCCAGATGGGAGTGGACCTGGCCACGGTGCGCGGCAGCGGCCCCCATGGCCGGATTCAGGCGGAAGACGTTGAGCAGGCCACCGGGCAGCCGATCTCCGTGCCCCGCGTTGCGGAAGGAACAGCTCCCGCAGCTGCCGCCGGTGGCGCAGCGGCTGCAGTGGCCCCGGCAGCTCCGGCGGGCAACAGCTTCGGCCGGCCCGGAGAGACCGTGGCCTTCACCACCCTGCAGGGTGCTGTGAATAAAAACATGGAGGCGAGCCTGGCGGTTCCCTGTTTCCGTGTCGGTTACACCATCACCACCGACAAGCTGGATGCCTTCTACAAACAGGTGAAGCCCAAGGGCGTCACGATGACGGCGCTGCTGGCCAAGGCTGTGGCCGTCACCCTGGCGCGCCACCCGCAGGTGAATGCCGCCACCACCGCCGCTGGTATGGCCTACCCCGCCGACGTCAACGTTGCTGTTGCCGTTGCCATGGGAGACGGTGGCTTGATCACACCGGTGCTGCGCAATGCCGATCGCACCGATCTCTACGAGATGTCGCGTCAGTGGGGGGATCTGGTCAAGCGCTCCCGCAGCAAGCAGCTGCAGCCTGAGGAATACACCACGGGCACCTTCACCCTCTCCAACCTCGGCATGTTCGGTGTTGATCGCTTCGACGCGATTCTTCCCACCGGCACCGGTGCCATTCTCGCCGTCGCCGCATCACGCCCCACGGTGGTGGCGGGCAAAGACGGCTCCATCGCCGTCAAGCGTCAGATGCAGGTGAACCTCACGGCGGACCACCGGGTGATCTACGGCGCCGATGGTGCCGCGTTCCTGAAGGATCTCGCTGAGCTGATCGAGACCCGCCCGGAAAGCCTGGCGCTCTGA
- a CDS encoding PLP-dependent aspartate aminotransferase family protein, with protein sequence MNTGLNTRVIHHGDSFAGDTGTVMPPIFPTSTFAHGNAGGFDYTRSGNPNFRILDGVLASVEGCAHATVFASGVSAITAVVSQLKQGDLVLCEENLYGCTVRLFEQVFAKFGLKTAWVDFTQPAALEQIQAQKPAMVWLESPTNPLLKVIDLEAVCAITQPLGIPVVVDNTFATALVQRPLELGATLSLTSTTKYINGHSDALGGAVCTNDPEWHQKMVFSQKALGLQPSPFDCWLITRGIKTLPLRLKQQMANAAALADQLAGHAKVNWVRYPQRSDHPQHQVAIRQMSAGGAIVTVSFNASQEQTYALCKQLRWFTMAESLGGIESLICHPATMTHAAVSAEVKAKLGIDDGLVRFSVGCEDLADLQADLDQALELLA encoded by the coding sequence GTGAACACAGGCCTAAACACCCGGGTGATCCACCACGGCGACAGCTTTGCGGGAGACACCGGCACGGTGATGCCGCCGATCTTCCCCACCAGCACCTTTGCCCATGGCAACGCTGGCGGATTTGATTACACCCGTTCCGGCAACCCCAACTTCCGCATCCTTGATGGGGTGCTCGCTTCGGTTGAAGGTTGCGCCCACGCCACCGTCTTCGCCTCCGGCGTCAGCGCCATCACCGCCGTGGTGTCCCAGCTGAAGCAGGGTGATCTGGTGCTCTGCGAAGAGAACCTCTACGGCTGCACCGTACGGCTGTTCGAGCAGGTGTTCGCCAAGTTCGGCCTGAAAACCGCTTGGGTGGACTTCACCCAGCCGGCCGCACTGGAGCAGATCCAAGCCCAGAAGCCGGCGATGGTGTGGCTGGAGAGCCCCACGAATCCCCTGCTCAAGGTGATCGACCTGGAGGCGGTCTGCGCCATCACCCAACCCCTCGGCATCCCCGTGGTGGTGGACAACACCTTTGCCACCGCCCTGGTGCAGCGCCCTCTGGAGCTGGGCGCCACCCTCTCGCTCACCAGCACCACCAAATACATCAACGGCCATTCCGATGCCCTCGGTGGGGCCGTCTGCACCAACGATCCTGAGTGGCACCAGAAGATGGTGTTCTCCCAGAAGGCCCTGGGCCTGCAGCCCTCCCCCTTTGACTGCTGGCTGATCACGCGGGGCATCAAGACCCTGCCGCTGCGGCTCAAGCAGCAGATGGCCAATGCCGCAGCCCTGGCCGATCAACTGGCGGGGCACGCCAAGGTGAACTGGGTGCGTTACCCCCAACGAAGCGATCACCCGCAGCACCAGGTGGCGATCCGTCAGATGAGCGCCGGCGGCGCGATCGTGACGGTGAGCTTCAACGCCAGCCAGGAGCAGACCTATGCCCTCTGCAAACAACTGCGCTGGTTCACCATGGCCGAAAGCCTGGGCGGCATCGAAAGCCTGATCTGCCACCCCGCCACCATGACCCACGCCGCGGTATCCGCCGAGGTGAAGGCCAAGCTGGGCATCGACGATGGCCTGGTGCGCTTCTCGGTGGGCTGCGAAGACCTCGCCGATCTACAGGCCGATCTGGACCAGGCCCTGGAGCTGCTGGCGTGA
- a CDS encoding tetratricopeptide repeat protein — protein MAGFGDQKKSKKKRPQQKPQTNGYSLLKNAINHHAQGDLKNAEKAYRAAINSGILNIALFSNLGIICQTSQRTEEAISLYKKAIQIDPNHPDAYTNLGGLHIAIGNLDQALASTLKSLELKPDNPDALMNLGSIYKDLGTLDQALASTLKSLELKPDNPDARMNLGDIYKDLGNLDQALASTLKSLELKPDHPTAHMNLGSIYKDLGNLDQALASTLKSLELKPDHPTTHMNLGGIYKDLGNLDQALNSTLKSLELKPDHPTTHMNLGGIYKDLGNLDQALTSTLKSLELKPDNPDALMNLGGIYKELGNLDQALTSTLKSLELKPNNPDALMNLFSSYGEGDLLALKSTARRALEHDQEILNDLTYIEAISSLGKDFAKNIISTAESINR, from the coding sequence ATGGCGGGATTCGGAGATCAAAAAAAAAGTAAGAAGAAAAGACCTCAGCAAAAGCCACAAACGAATGGGTACAGTCTTCTGAAGAACGCAATTAACCACCACGCTCAGGGAGACCTAAAGAACGCCGAGAAGGCTTACAGAGCAGCTATTAATTCCGGAATCTTAAATATCGCATTATTTTCAAATCTAGGGATTATTTGCCAAACAAGCCAGCGCACGGAAGAAGCAATCTCGCTTTACAAAAAAGCTATACAAATAGACCCTAATCACCCAGATGCTTACACCAACTTAGGAGGCTTACACATAGCTATCGGCAACCTTGACCAGGCTCTTGCCTCCACTCTCAAATCACTTGAGCTCAAACCTGATAATCCTGATGCCCTCATGAATCTGGGCAGCATCTACAAAGACCTCGGCACCCTTGACCAGGCTCTTGCCTCCACTCTCAAATCACTCGAGCTCAAACCTGATAATCCAGATGCCCGCATGAATCTGGGCGACATCTACAAAGACCTCGGCAACCTTGACCAGGCTCTTGCCTCCACTCTCAAATCACTCGAGCTCAAACCTGATCACCCCACTGCCCACATGAACCTGGGCAGCATCTACAAAGACCTCGGCAACCTTGATCAGGCTCTTGCCTCCACTCTCAAATCACTCGAGCTCAAACCTGATCACCCCACTACCCACATGAATCTGGGGGGCATATACAAAGACCTCGGCAACCTCGACCAGGCTCTTAACTCCACTCTCAAATCACTTGAACTCAAACCTGATCACCCCACTACCCACATGAATCTGGGCGGCATTTACAAAGACCTCGGCAACCTTGATCAGGCTCTTACCTCCACTCTCAAATCACTCGAGCTCAAACCTGATAATCCTGATGCCCTCATGAATCTGGGCGGCATCTACAAAGAACTCGGCAACCTCGATCAGGCTCTTACCTCCACTCTCAAATCACTCGAGCTCAAACCTAATAATCCTGATGCCCTCATGAATCTATTCAGCTCCTACGGAGAAGGAGATCTTCTAGCCCTAAAATCTACGGCTCGTAGAGCACTTGAGCATGACCAAGAGATTCTAAATGATTTAACGTACATAGAAGCAATTTCATCACTAGGAAAAGATTTCGCAAAAAACATTATCTCCACGGCAGAGTCAATCAATCGGTGA
- a CDS encoding PLP-dependent transferase, giving the protein MSPRNLLNDPAWQGSDLGHPLPDSPHAVSVALPRWRDVIAYEEKDPACRDALQTIYPRFGLHPLIQQLVQPSELAGTTVWPYPTEAAAQAALAHCQRKAPESRSELIAIAGVTCLRSDAAASPHAKAFWQHTGLGLSSRQAAIALGKETSPSSTSGDAARELIRKRLAGIHGVDGQQISLHPAGMAGLYAALSAIQTLRPGRPTLQLGFPYVDVLKQPQVVFHGGELLQPQSLTEVETALDQLQPAAVIVELPSNPLLRCVDLPGMSALARSRGIPVIADDTIGTGINLNALPYADLIFTSLTKSFAGRGDVMAGSVLVSPQSPWAASLLAAVPAIAPLSDADAIALEIASRDVLQRVPQLDANALLLAERLDSHPAVQRVLHPKSCPNFRALMRSGAGHGCLLSFELKGGQEHSKRVYDALRISKGPSLGTHFSLVCPYTQLAHYDELSWAEQCGVPADLLRVSVGLEDPDALWMRFEQAFADAESGETLKKPLTTG; this is encoded by the coding sequence GTGAGTCCCCGCAATCTGCTCAACGATCCGGCCTGGCAGGGCTCTGATCTCGGCCATCCCTTACCCGACTCCCCCCATGCGGTGTCTGTGGCGCTGCCGCGCTGGCGCGATGTGATCGCCTACGAGGAGAAGGATCCGGCCTGCCGCGATGCCCTGCAGACGATCTATCCCCGCTTCGGCCTGCATCCACTGATCCAACAACTGGTTCAGCCTTCGGAGCTTGCAGGCACCACGGTCTGGCCCTACCCCACCGAAGCGGCAGCCCAGGCAGCTCTGGCCCACTGCCAACGCAAGGCACCGGAGAGCCGCTCGGAGCTGATTGCCATTGCTGGGGTGACCTGCCTGCGCAGTGATGCAGCGGCAAGCCCCCATGCCAAAGCGTTCTGGCAGCACACCGGCCTGGGCCTCTCCTCCCGCCAGGCCGCCATCGCCCTGGGGAAAGAGACATCCCCCAGCAGCACATCCGGCGACGCGGCCCGCGAGCTGATTCGAAAGCGCTTGGCTGGCATCCATGGCGTCGATGGCCAGCAGATCAGCCTGCATCCAGCGGGGATGGCCGGCCTGTATGCGGCACTCAGCGCCATCCAGACGCTGCGGCCGGGTCGGCCCACCCTGCAGCTGGGCTTTCCCTACGTGGATGTGCTGAAGCAGCCGCAGGTGGTGTTTCACGGAGGCGAGCTGTTGCAACCGCAGAGCCTCACCGAGGTGGAAACGGCCCTGGATCAGCTCCAGCCGGCGGCCGTGATCGTGGAGCTGCCCAGCAATCCGCTGCTGCGCTGCGTGGATCTGCCCGGCATGTCGGCCCTGGCCCGCAGCCGCGGCATTCCAGTGATTGCCGATGACACGATCGGCACCGGCATCAACCTCAACGCCCTGCCCTACGCCGATCTGATCTTCACCTCACTCACCAAGAGCTTCGCCGGCCGCGGTGATGTGATGGCGGGCAGTGTGCTGGTGAGCCCGCAATCGCCCTGGGCGGCCTCCCTGCTGGCGGCGGTTCCAGCCATCGCCCCCCTCAGCGATGCCGATGCCATCGCCCTGGAGATCGCCAGCCGGGATGTGCTCCAGCGAGTGCCGCAACTCGATGCGAACGCCCTGCTTCTGGCGGAACGGCTTGACAGCCATCCGGCCGTGCAACGGGTGCTGCATCCAAAGAGCTGCCCCAACTTCCGCGCCTTGATGCGCAGCGGGGCCGGCCACGGCTGCCTGCTCTCCTTTGAACTGAAGGGAGGCCAAGAGCACTCCAAGCGGGTCTACGACGCCCTTCGGATCAGCAAGGGGCCCAGCCTTGGCACCCATTTCAGCCTGGTTTGCCCATATACCCAACTGGCTCATTACGACGAATTGAGCTGGGCCGAGCAGTGTGGTGTGCCGGCGGATCTGCTCCGCGTGTCGGTGGGGCTGGAAGACCCCGATGCGCTGTGGATGCGGTTTGAGCAAGCGTTTGCTGACGCAGAGTCCGGTGAGACTCTGAAAAAGCCCTTAACAACCGGGTGA
- the queA gene encoding tRNA preQ1(34) S-adenosylmethionine ribosyltransferase-isomerase QueA, with translation MADPRDHQLSSYDYLLPPERIAQAPVEPRHSARLLMVPPQGEPPSAAGHGQVWDLLELLQPGDLLVVNDTRVLKARLAVRRSGGGLSELLVLEPRGEGRWLCLARPAKRMRPGDRLTIDGTEISLEVIAEDPASGGRVVQFPSDCRDAETIEGLLNDVGEVPLPPYIERHDPSDSQRYQTRYADRPGAVAAPTAGLHFSDELLAGLQQNGVDLARITLHVGLGTFRPVETEDLTALELHSEWVDVSPAVVEAVQGCRGRVIAVGTTSVRALEGAAQAHGGVLKPYTGPVDLVIQPGYQFKVIQALLTNFHLPKSSLLLLVSALIGRDTLLKLYAESIERNYRFFSYGDAMWIDVAAVQPQARPSAR, from the coding sequence ATGGCAGATCCCAGGGACCATCAACTCAGCAGCTACGACTACCTGCTGCCGCCCGAGCGCATCGCCCAGGCACCGGTGGAACCGCGGCACAGTGCCCGGTTGTTGATGGTTCCCCCCCAGGGGGAACCCCCCTCGGCGGCAGGCCATGGCCAGGTGTGGGACCTGCTCGAGCTCCTGCAGCCCGGTGATCTGCTGGTGGTGAATGACACCCGGGTGCTCAAGGCCCGCCTGGCGGTACGCCGTTCCGGAGGTGGGCTGTCTGAATTGCTGGTGCTGGAGCCGCGGGGGGAGGGCCGCTGGCTGTGTCTGGCCCGCCCCGCCAAGCGCATGCGGCCCGGTGACCGCCTCACGATTGATGGCACCGAGATCAGCCTGGAGGTGATCGCTGAAGATCCCGCCAGTGGTGGCCGGGTGGTGCAGTTCCCAAGCGATTGCAGGGATGCCGAAACCATTGAGGGCTTGCTCAATGACGTGGGCGAGGTACCGCTACCGCCCTACATCGAACGGCACGATCCCAGCGACAGCCAGCGTTATCAGACCCGCTACGCCGATCGCCCCGGTGCGGTGGCTGCTCCGACGGCCGGACTGCACTTCAGCGATGAGCTGCTGGCGGGCTTGCAGCAGAACGGGGTGGATCTGGCCCGGATCACCCTGCATGTGGGGCTTGGCACTTTTCGCCCCGTTGAAACGGAGGATCTCACCGCCTTGGAGCTTCACAGTGAATGGGTTGATGTCAGCCCCGCTGTGGTGGAGGCCGTGCAGGGGTGCCGAGGCCGTGTGATTGCCGTGGGCACCACAAGTGTTCGCGCCCTGGAGGGAGCCGCTCAAGCCCATGGCGGTGTTCTCAAGCCCTACACGGGGCCGGTGGATCTGGTGATTCAGCCGGGTTATCAGTTCAAGGTGATTCAAGCCCTGCTCACCAACTTCCACCTGCCCAAAAGCTCCTTGCTGTTGTTGGTGAGTGCCCTGATCGGCCGGGACACCCTGCTGAAGCTCTATGCCGAATCAATTGAGAGGAACTATCGCTTTTTCTCCTATGGCGATGCGATGTGGATTGATGTGGCCGCCGTCCAGCCCCAGGCCCGCCCATCGGCACGCTGA
- the cysK gene encoding cysteine synthase A gives MSRIYDDNSQAIGNTPLVKLNNVTKNCKATVLAKVEGRNPAYSVKCRIGANMIWDAEKSGKLTEGKVIVEPTSGNTGIALAFTAAARGYKLILTMPESMSIERRRVMAVLGAELILTEAAKGMPGAIAKAKEIAESDPAKYFMPGQFDNPANPEIHFKTTGPEIWNDCDGAIDVLVAGVGTGGTITGVSRYIKNEAGKAIESVAVEPTNSPVITQTMNGEAVKPGPHKIQGIGAGFIPQNLDLSVVDKVEQVTNEESVAMALRLAQEEGLLVGISCGAAAAAAIRLAEKEEYAGKTIVVVLPDLAERYLSSVMFADVPTGIIEQPVAV, from the coding sequence ATGTCCCGCATTTACGACGACAACAGCCAGGCCATCGGCAACACCCCGCTGGTCAAGCTGAACAACGTCACCAAAAACTGCAAGGCCACAGTGCTGGCCAAGGTTGAGGGGCGCAACCCCGCCTACAGCGTCAAGTGCCGGATCGGCGCCAACATGATCTGGGACGCAGAAAAGAGCGGCAAACTCACCGAAGGCAAGGTGATTGTTGAGCCCACCTCCGGAAACACTGGCATCGCTCTGGCCTTCACCGCCGCCGCCCGTGGGTACAAACTGATCCTGACGATGCCCGAGTCGATGTCGATCGAGCGGCGACGCGTCATGGCCGTGCTCGGGGCCGAGCTGATCCTCACCGAGGCCGCCAAGGGCATGCCCGGTGCGATTGCCAAGGCCAAGGAAATCGCCGAGAGCGATCCGGCTAAATACTTCATGCCCGGCCAGTTCGACAATCCCGCTAACCCCGAAATCCACTTCAAGACCACCGGTCCTGAAATCTGGAACGACTGCGATGGCGCCATTGACGTGCTCGTGGCCGGCGTCGGCACCGGTGGCACCATCACCGGCGTCTCCCGTTACATCAAAAATGAAGCGGGCAAGGCGATCGAATCCGTGGCCGTTGAACCCACCAACAGCCCGGTGATCACCCAGACCATGAATGGTGAGGCCGTCAAGCCCGGGCCCCACAAGATTCAGGGCATCGGTGCCGGCTTCATCCCCCAAAACCTCGACCTCTCCGTGGTCGACAAGGTGGAGCAGGTGACCAACGAAGAATCCGTTGCCATGGCCCTGCGCCTGGCCCAGGAGGAAGGCCTGCTGGTGGGCATCTCCTGCGGAGCCGCCGCCGCAGCGGCTATTCGTCTGGCGGAGAAGGAGGAGTACGCCGGCAAAACCATCGTGGTGGTGCTGCCCGACCTGGCTGAGCGTTACCTCTCCTCGGTGATGTTCGCTGATGTGCCCACCGGCATCATCGAGCAACCGGTGGCGGTCTGA